A genome region from Blautia coccoides includes the following:
- a CDS encoding sugar ABC transporter ATP-binding protein: MNPYVLQMQGIEKSFGVPVLKGVDFSLKKGEVHALVGGNGAGKSTLMKIMTGVYTKDAGKILVNGQEVSIQDTHDAKKNGIGMIFQELSLIQSMTVEENIFLGAEIVEKGIRKTSDMTRRSCEVLEELGIEVNPKEMVGNLSVGLSQMVEIAKAMEKEAKILVLDEPTASLSDAETTQLFKMMKDLQNKGVSMIYISHRMSEIMEIADSISILRDGKIVHTSRISDITMDEIIAHMMGENTGKKFDWIPRTYDKDGPDLLSVEHLKINDRISDISFSLKKGEILGFAGLMGSGRTEILETLFGIRKQEGGVVKLNGKTMKIGNPTEAVKNGFALIPEDRRKKGLVLIHSVKENAILPKVARLRKHGVFVDEKMADEMVEDNVRKLNIVTDDIHKRINLLSGGNQQKVVLAKWMNMRPEVMMLDEPTAGVDVGAKAEIIALMRDYAEEGKGVLFVSSELAELMAVCDRIITIYDGRITGEMDRSKIDSEEELQYAIQQK, encoded by the coding sequence ATGAACCCATATGTGCTGCAAATGCAGGGGATTGAAAAATCTTTTGGAGTACCGGTGCTCAAAGGCGTTGATTTTTCCTTGAAGAAGGGGGAAGTTCATGCTCTGGTTGGCGGGAATGGAGCCGGAAAATCTACACTGATGAAAATTATGACAGGTGTTTACACCAAGGATGCCGGGAAGATTTTGGTCAATGGACAGGAAGTATCCATACAGGACACCCACGATGCGAAAAAGAACGGAATCGGAATGATATTTCAGGAATTGTCTCTCATTCAGAGTATGACAGTGGAGGAGAACATCTTTCTGGGTGCGGAGATCGTTGAAAAGGGAATCCGTAAAACTTCAGATATGACAAGACGCTCCTGTGAGGTTCTGGAAGAATTGGGGATCGAAGTGAACCCAAAGGAGATGGTTGGTAATCTGAGCGTGGGTTTAAGCCAGATGGTCGAGATTGCAAAGGCTATGGAAAAAGAGGCCAAGATCCTGGTGCTGGATGAGCCTACAGCGTCCTTATCAGATGCAGAGACCACACAGCTTTTTAAGATGATGAAGGACCTGCAAAATAAAGGGGTTTCCATGATCTACATTTCCCATCGTATGAGTGAGATCATGGAGATCGCGGACAGTATATCAATATTGCGGGACGGTAAAATTGTACATACCAGCCGGATCTCAGACATCACTATGGATGAGATCATTGCTCATATGATGGGGGAGAATACAGGGAAAAAATTTGACTGGATTCCCAGAACATATGACAAGGACGGCCCTGATCTGCTGAGCGTAGAGCATCTCAAAATAAACGACAGGATATCAGACATTTCTTTCAGTTTGAAAAAAGGAGAGATTCTGGGATTTGCCGGTTTGATGGGAAGCGGAAGGACAGAGATTTTGGAGACTTTGTTTGGGATCAGGAAACAGGAAGGGGGAGTCGTAAAGCTGAACGGCAAAACGATGAAGATAGGAAACCCCACAGAGGCTGTTAAGAACGGTTTTGCACTGATTCCAGAGGACAGAAGGAAAAAGGGGCTTGTTCTGATCCACTCTGTAAAAGAAAACGCCATTTTGCCGAAGGTGGCAAGGCTGAGAAAACACGGAGTATTTGTTGATGAAAAAATGGCTGATGAGATGGTGGAAGATAATGTCCGGAAGCTCAATATAGTGACAGATGATATTCATAAGAGGATCAATCTGCTGTCCGGAGGCAACCAGCAAAAGGTAGTCCTTGCCAAGTGGATGAATATGCGGCCGGAAGTCATGATGCTGGATGAACCCACTGCGGGCGTTGATGTAGGTGCGAAAGCAGAGATCATCGCGCTGATGAGGGATTATGCGGAGGAAGGAAAGGGTGTTTTGTTTGTCTCATCGGAACTGGCGGAGCTTATGGCAGTATGTGACAGGATCATCACCATATATGATGGAAGGATCACTGGAGAGATGGATAGGAGCAAAATAGATTCAGAGGAGGAATTACAATATGCAATCCAGCAAAAATAA
- a CDS encoding ABC transporter permease produces MQSSKNKKNIQWDKYMVYIIFTAVFILFALILGNKGFLQPRNLINILRQTAMISVMAVAGVFVMAAGQIDLTVGAVTAMTAMLVSLVLQATNSILLALVTGLGFGVVIGCINGLLVTKLKLPAFLATLGIMEIVRGAAMWITNTAAVPIGNKTFCNIFGIGSVAGIPVLVLWTILFYIIGILIFNKSAFGRHVLATGGNENSAVYSGIKTDRVKIIAFTMSGAFAAFAGIMYAARMQAGRYSYGDGDEMSVIAAVVLGGTAMSGGTGSVIGALFGSVLMGMMNNAVILANLSSAQQTMIKGGIIILAVAISNLSRRKKNN; encoded by the coding sequence ATGCAATCCAGCAAAAATAAAAAGAATATACAGTGGGATAAGTATATGGTTTATATTATTTTCACCGCTGTGTTCATACTGTTTGCATTGATCCTGGGGAATAAAGGCTTTTTGCAGCCCAGGAACCTGATCAATATTCTGAGGCAGACAGCAATGATATCCGTTATGGCGGTTGCCGGCGTTTTTGTCATGGCAGCGGGGCAGATCGACCTGACGGTGGGCGCAGTAACCGCCATGACGGCAATGCTGGTTTCTCTTGTCCTGCAGGCTACAAACAGTATTCTGCTGGCACTGGTGACTGGCTTGGGATTTGGCGTGGTCATTGGCTGTATAAATGGGCTGCTGGTTACAAAGCTGAAGCTTCCGGCTTTTCTGGCCACCCTTGGTATCATGGAGATCGTAAGAGGTGCTGCCATGTGGATCACCAATACCGCCGCGGTTCCCATTGGAAATAAAACTTTTTGCAATATTTTCGGGATCGGGAGCGTTGCGGGGATTCCGGTGCTGGTTTTGTGGACTATCCTGTTTTATATTATCGGAATTCTGATCTTTAACAAAAGCGCATTTGGCAGACATGTTCTCGCCACAGGCGGAAATGAGAATTCTGCGGTCTACAGTGGTATTAAAACAGACAGAGTGAAGATCATTGCTTTTACCATGTCAGGCGCATTTGCGGCGTTTGCGGGGATCATGTATGCGGCACGTATGCAGGCGGGAAGATATTCCTACGGCGACGGCGATGAAATGTCTGTTATCGCTGCGGTCGTATTGGGAGGAACTGCAATGTCGGGCGGCACCGGTTCCGTGATCGGAGCGCTGTTTGGCTCCGTGCTTATGGGGATGATGAATAACGCGGTCATCCTTGCAAATCTTAGTTCTGCGCAGCAGACAATGATCAAAGGCGGAATTATAATCCTGGCGGTTGCCATCAGCAATCTCAGCCGAAGAAAAAAGAACAATTAA